From the Mesosutterella faecium genome, the window AAACTGGCATTTGGACAAGGGGCTGTTCGTCGTCCCCGCTTGGATGCTTTGGAAGCCTTGGCCGGCGACCTGTCAGGCCCGGACGTCAGGGGGTGTCTTCCCTTGTTCCCTGGAAGGTGAAAGCTCCTCCTGGTTTTGCACGCAGGCTTATATGGTTTGCGACCGGCTCATCGGCCGGGCGGCACTCAAGAAAAACCAGGACTTCAAAGGAGCGCCGCGCCTTTGCGCAGAAAGCGCTGCGGCCCATCGGCCATCACATCAGCCTCAGGCTGGTCCCTGCGGGATCAATGCGGCGGGGCCTTATCCGTGTCGATGTAAACGCGCCTGTCGACCGGCGAAAGAGCTTGTCCGCAAAAGAGACACGACCTCTTTGCAGCCGGCAGCCCGATCGCCGCTTCGAGGAAAGACCGGTCTGTCATCGTGTTGAATATGGTCCGCTGGTTCTTCACGGAATAACGGGAAGATCTGCTTCAATGGTGCCACACTCGCCTTCATAAGCGGGCCGCAACAAGCCCATAAAAGATTTTCTGGATAAGGTGGGGATTCGAGGCTGAAGAAAAGACGAAAGGCGGTGAACGCCGTTAAGATCATTAATGCCGCCACAACTGTTAATGCAGCGACGCTACCGTCGTGAATGTTTTAGCAAACTCAATCTTGTCGCCAAAACTTGATTTTATGTCCCAACTCCGCTACCCCGGTTTTCTATTAAGAATTTGAAAAGCAATGAAGACGCAAACATCCACATTGACCTGAAGCCTGTGAGCGACGCTGCCTGCCCTGAATGTGGGAAACGGTGTTCTTCTATTCACGAAAGCGCTGGACGGATTGTCAGAGAAGCGCCGTTGCTGGCACGGAACCGGTATGCGTTCATTTTGAAGCACGTCGGGTGCACTGCAACTGCGGCCGTCACAAGATGGAATCTCTGTTCTGGGTCAGTCCCCGCGCCAGAAAAACGAATCTGATGGTCGCCAACATTCAGTCCCTTCTGCGACTCTGCGTATCCATCAGCGAGGTACCTGCCCACTGCCGCCTTGGCGGGGAAACCGTCAAGGCCTGCGACAGGGTTCTCCTCAAATATCTGTTCCAAAATACCGATTTCAACGGGGGAAGCGTCTGGCTATTGACGAATTTGCTGCCCATAAGGGGCATCGGTACGCAACGGTTGTCATGGATCTGGACACCAGTCGCATCCTGTGAGCGGAAATGGGAAAAAGCCGTAGAGACTGAACTGTCCCCACTTTGTGAGACAGAATTAATTGAGCGTCGGAGTGGTTTTACCTGTTACCGCTTCCCTGAATTGTCAGGGGGAGCGGTAACTTAATTTCGTTTGAATGCGTTTCTCATTGTAATAGGCGCAATAGGCTTCAATTTCCCGCCGGGCCTGGTTAAAAGTCAACAGATTTTTGTCAAAGCGCTTGTCCGGGTGGTACAGCCACTCCGTCTTCAGCGTTCCGTTCCAGCCCTCCATGACGGCGTTGTCCCAACAGTTCCCTTTGCGTGAATAGCTCTGCTTAAAGCCGTAATCCCGAGCTTGTTTCCTGAACATCGGGCTGGTGTACAGCACTCCTTGGTCGCTGTGCAGCACAGCCGGTCCGCTGGCCACCGCCTTAAGCGAGTGGAGCGTCTGCATCGCAAGCGCCATATTTTGGCAGGGGCTCATTTCACAGACGACGATTTCGCGAGTGCAAAGATCCATAACGAGCGAAAGATAGAGCCAGCCAGTTTTAGTTGGAATATAGGTCACATCCGTCACAAATACCTTGCCCGGCTCCTGTTGAGTAAATTTGCGATTCAGCGTGTTCTCGAGAACAGTCCCGTCGGTCAGCCGCCCCTTTGTGAGGCTGACTCTGTATGTGCTCTTTCTTCGAATCACGGCCTGGCATCCAAGTTCCTTCATGGCGCGTGCGACTTGGTTGTGTCCGGGTTTTCGTTCATGGCCATCCATGCGAAGGGCTGCCGTCATCCTTCTGACGCCATATCGTCCTTCGTGGCGTTTTTGGAGCACTTTGATGCGATCGCCAAGAGCCTTAGCCGCGAGCACTCTTTTACCAGGATTTCCAATACGGCGGTAAAAGGTGCTCCGGCTGGCACCTGCAATTTCGCAAGCTCGGGCAACGGGTACCCCGCTGCGATGTGCGCTCTTAATTGCCGAATCAAGGATGGCACATTGTTTTTTTTGAGCCCGGATGCTCGTCTATGGACTTCAGCAGGCAGTCCAGGACAATCCGCTGTTCCTCAATGGTCCTCCGGGCTGTCTTAAGTTCTTTGGCCACATTTTCTTTGCCGCGGGATGCAGTTGTTTTATCAGGCATGTTCTTGATCTCCGGGGCTTGGCAACGGACCCCTCTTTTGAGGATGGGAGCGCCGAACTTTTCAACGTTTTGCACATACCGACGTACATCGCTGGCGCTCATCCCCAAAGCACAGCCCGCCGCATTGTACGATTGACAAACAGCGTACACCCTGACAGCCTGCCACGCCATGGCTTCAGTTCTTTTCCGCCAGCTGTTATCCAGGCTCCATGAAACATCACCACGATCAAATGCCGCTTGCCAGTTTTCTACGCTAATGCGGGCCAATCCCAGCTGTTTTGAGATCGTAAAGGATCGAGCTCCCTGCCTCAGTAACGTCAATACTTTTTGACGAATTTCAATCGAGATCTTTTTGGACATGAAAATCCCCAGAAAGTGTCTCACCTTCTGGGGACAGTTCAGACCGGCCGTCTTTCTCCGAGGGTCTCCTTTTAATACAGCCGTTTTTCTCATGCCTGCTGATGAGGCGGGAGAGATAGCTTTTGTCGACCCGCATCGTTTTGGCGATAAAGGCCGCGTTGCAGCCTTCATTCGAGTAGATTTCGTAAAAGATCCTCGCGGCTGTCACTGGGTATTCGGAGCCGCGGTAATGGTCGCCGAGTAGGTTCATGGCCGGCATGTAGAAGCGGTTGAAGGCGCGGACGCGGTGCACGATGGCGGAGGTGCCGTCCCCGCCCAGTTCGGTGGCTTGAACTGACATGGAAGACTGGTTATTTAGTTGATCAAGGCAACTGATTTGACCGCAGCGCTCAGTCTGAGGCGGAGCCATCCGATGCCATTTACAGCCATTGTTTAAATCATATTTCGATTGTTTTTTGATATTTAAATAATTTGAATATTTGAAACCAGGCTTTCTGTTGTGCAGCTTTTTATCGGTCGGGCTCCTGGAGCTGCACCCATGCTCCCCACTCGGGGAAGCATTCCCTTCCTGCTCCGTTCGGTGTGACCAGCCAGATGACGGGCAGGCCCGGGGCATCAGGGAAGGTCCCGTAGCCGTCGGTCGCGTAAATCAGGGCAGCGGGCGGCTCTCCCTCTTTCGCTGTTTTGCCCCGCACCCATTTGAATACCGGCCGAAAGTCCGTGCCGCCCCAGCCCGCTATGGTCCACTGCTCCTTCGGATTCGGAAAATCCCAGGCCTCGAATTCCGAGACGCCCGCAATGTCTGCATCGGCCTGAAGGACCGTGAGGCGGCAAGGGAAAGTCTCGCGGAAGGCCTGAAGCTCAGAGAGGATCTGGCTGATTTCCTCATCCGACATGGAGCCCGAGGTGTCGATTGCGAAAACGATCCATCCCAGGGCCGGGGCGCCGCATGAGGGGAGGTAGAGTCCCTGGGAGATGAAGCGCTTCGAGGGCGGAAAAAGCCTCCAGTCGGTCTTGAGCGTTTCGGTCAGAAAGCGAGCGAGATGCGCGCGCCAGTTGACCGAGGGCTTTGGCCCCGCCTTTAATTCCTCCATCTCTGAGCCGGGGAAAAAGCCTTGGCTTTCCGTCTGCTGACAGAATTCGCGGCGGATTCGGGCGACGATTTTCTTCGCACTCGCGTCTTCCGCGTCGTCCTCGCTTCGGGCGAGCGTCGAAGGAAGCGACTGGGAGTCGACGAGGTCGGCCGCGGCCTCGGCGCAGGGCCCCGGGATCACCCCCGCCGGATCTTTTTCTTCGTCCCGATTCTCCGGGCGCCCTGCAAGGGGGGTGATTTCGATAGGCCCGTCAGGGGAGGAAAGAGGCGCCGGCCCGGGCCCGGCGCCGGCGGTTTTCCTGCGGGAGAGAAGGAGGTCGTAAATGGCCTCGGCCGAACAGTTTTTAAGATTTCGGGGAGGCAGCAGCCCGCCCTCTGGAATCGAAAATCCGGCGTCGGCCAGCAGGTTGTTCACGGCGTAGTCGCAGGCGATGTTCCAGGCCCGGGGGTTGCGTGCGCCCCTTCGGTCGCTGTGCTGGAGCACCACGTGCAGCAGCTCGTGGGCGAGGAGCCCGCGAAGCTCTGGCTGCGTGAGGGTGAGGGCGAACTCGGCTGACACGATGATCCGGTAGCCGTCCGTGCAGGCGGTCGGCACTCCGGCCCCAAGCACTCGGACCGGAAGCTCGAGAAGCGCCGTGGCGAGGAAGGGGCGGCGCATCGCAAGGCTCACGCGGGCCTTGAGCACGGCGTTGCGCGCTTTTTCAAGTGTTTCCTGGGAGGCCCGCTGCATGGCTTGCCTCCTCTTCAGCTCTTGAAGAGCGAAGCGTTTTCCTTCATGAACCTGCGGAAGGCGGGCTTCAGCATGAATTTGGGCGAGACCTTCAGCGTGTCGCGCGCGAGCACCACGGCGAATTCCGCGGGGAGCCTGAAAAGGAGTGCTTCGATCGTCGCAGCGCCCTGTTCGGAGCCGCCCGCACCGGAGGCGAGGTGGGTGACAAGGGCCCAGAGGTGGTCGAGCTGCTTGGGAATCGGAGCGCCCTCGGGGTCCTTGAGCAGAGCCTCTATTTCACGTGCGATCGCGGCGTTCCCGGCAAACGCCGCGAGTTCGGCCGCGGGGCCCTCGCCCACAATCCCGGGGAGCACGTCGCGCGCCTCTTTGATCCCTCCGAATGCCTTCAGGGCGTCGGAGGCCATTTCCCAGGACCTGGGCGTCGCAAAGGCGGCGCCTTCCCCAGGCTTTGTGTAGAGGAGCTCCGAGCGGTAGCGCAGCAGCCCTATCACCTCAGGGCGCACGCGGTGACTGAACGCCCATTCGCTCCAGCTGTGGATGTCGGGCTCGAGCGTGAGGTGGATGAAGCGGTTGGCAAGCGCCGAGGACAGCCTGAAGGTCACCGCGCGGTCGGACGCGCGGTTGCCCGCTGCGATGATCCTCCAGCCCGGGGGCAGCGCGTACTCGCCCACGCGGCGGTCGAGCACGAGCTGGTACATGGCGGCCTGGACGAGCGGAGGAGCGGCGTTGATCTCGTCCAGGAAGAGGACTCCGGGCTTCATCTCCGGGGTCGGCAGGAAGGCGGGCGGGCACCAGAGGGCCCGGCCGTCCTTCACCATCGGGAGACCCCGCAGGTCCGTGGGGTCAAGGAGCGAAGCCCGCAGGTCAACCACGGGCAGCTTCATCTTCGCCGCCGCCTCCCTCACGATGGAGCTCTTTCCGGTGCCGGGCGCGCCCCAGATGAAGGCGGCCCAGCGGGCTGCCTTAAGCAGTTTTTCCAGAACCTCTGTCAGCCGGCCGGCTCTCATTTTTCCCTCCCGCGCCGGAAGTCCCGGCGCCGATGCCGCCCTTACATTTCCGCTTGAAAAAAAACTACTTCCCCAGCCTGAAAAAAAGCTTAATTAAGCGATAGGGACTTGCCCGACTGCCGGGGAAATCCGCGCCTTGCTAACATAAATTCCATCCCCCTTCCTTCCGCAAAAAATCAGGTTTTGCCGGCGATTCGCCGGCTGAGGGAAATACGCCGGGGAGTCTCGCCTCCTTCGGCCTGAAGGCCTCGGGAAGTCGAGTTCTCCTCAGTCGAACTGTGGCTTCACAACGCTTCATCTGCGTTCTGCTGCGCATTCCGCAGTCTGACAGTGTTTTGAAGTCCACAGGGTCGCCTTCGGAGACTCCGGAGGAAACTTAAGTGATCAGGAGGGAAGGAGGATGCACGCCTTATGAAAATACGTGGTCAGCCCAAACTGTTGAGGCGTAGTTTCCCTAACGGGGCATGCGCAAGCATGCCCCAACTTTAAAAAGCTCAAATCGAAGAATCAGCATCGAGCCGCCGCACCAGTGCGCGCGGGATCAAATACGTGGTCAGCCCAAACTGTTGAGGCGTAGTTTCCCTAACGGGGCATGCGCAAGCATGCCCCAACTTTAAAAAGCTCAAATCGAAGAATCAGCATCGAGCCGCCGCACCAGTGCGCGCGGGATCAAAACACTTGCGCGCACCCATTATTGCGGCGGCGAGCGTCGAATTTACTTTGCCGCCACAACCTGATTTCCATAACCATTCCTGCCAATACACTTGTAGCGCCAGCTCTTCGTGTGATGAGGAGGCTTCACAGCAATACGTCCGCGGTCGTCATGAGGAAGGTTTTCTCTTCCTCGCCGCCTAGTGATATTCGGGTGCGGCGGGAGCGCACTATAAACATCGCAGTTTCATAAACTTGAACTATTTACATCACCTGCGTTTTCCCGCCGCCTTGAGCCGGATCGTCACTACAACATTGGCCTTCGTGGTCCTGAGAAAATATTCTTAGCTGTTCTCCGGTTTAAGCCGCAGCCCTCGATCTGCCGGCTTTGATGGGCTGAGGTCTGTATTCCATGCCTTTCTCACAGAGTATTCTCCAGGCGATGCGGGCGTGTGTTCCGTCAAGTCAAAACCAACCACTTTTTGACGCAAAGTCCTTCGTAAGCTGGTTGGTTTTTTCAGGATGTCATGGGAACCTCCAGTCCTTATTTCATCAGCGAGTGGCTTAAGCGATAGCTTTCACCCATGTGTTTAATGAGATAGCCATGATGAGCCAGCCGGTCAATCATCGCCATCAGCAGGCGCTCGTCGCAAAAGATCTTGTTCCATTCAGGAATCGGCATATTTGTCGTTAATATCAGGCTGCGCCGTTCGTAGCAGTCGGCAATCAGTTCGAAAAGCAGGCGCGTGCCCGTTACGTTGGTGGGCAGGTAGCCCCATTCGTCAATGACCAGCAGGTCGCATTTTTCAAAACGCCGCTTCAGCCTGGGCAGCTGTCCCGTCTCGTGTGCCGACGACAGCTCCTCGACCAGCACTGCCATTCGCTTAAAGAGCGCTTTGTAGCCCAGCCTGCAGGCCTGCAGGCCAAGCGCTGTGGCAAAGTGGGTCTTGCCAGTGCCCGGGTGCCCCAACAGGATGAGGTTCTGCTTAGCCTCAATAAAACGACACTGCGTCAACCAGGCCAGGTCAAGATTCCGAGGCAGTTCCAGACAGCTGCAGTCGAAATTCTCCAGTGTTTTGGTGCGCAGGAGACCGGCTTTGACTTGATTACGCTCGACACGATCTCGGACGCGCGCGTCCCAAAGCTTTTGCAAAAGCTGCAGGACGAATTCGGCTCGATCGGTCAGGCTGATCTCTTTGTAGGTTTTCACAACGCTGGTGCCGCCAAGCCTAAGATTTAAAGCAAGTTCTCGGATGCGGGCATCTGTTTCAGCGGCCTTAGACATGCGCCCCTCCCTCCAGCTCCTTGCAGACATCAGAGAAGCTATGCGGCGGCAGATCCATGTTCCCGAGGGCATGGCTCACGCTTTTCATCGGCTTGATGCTGTCGGTCAGCTTGTCCTCAGCTCCCCGATAGGCGGCAGCAACTTCTTCAGCGCTGCGGCTGCCATAGACATCGAGCGCCAGCTCCAGCAGCGAGAGTTCGCTGACAATGTTCCTGCTTTTGACAAAGCGCTGCCGCAGCGCCCGCAGCAGCACACCGCGCCCAGGAGCGGTCAGCTGCTTAAGGTAGGCAGACACTTTTTGCGGGCAGACGGACTGGAGATAAGAGCTGTTGAAAGCGCTTGGGCGCTCGCTGAGCATTTCAAGTTCCACGCCCCAGTTGATGCTGTCCCTGCGGGTTCCGTACTGTCGGTTGTATTCGGAAACGAGCTGCCCGCCCTCGGTGAAGATGGCCAGCTTGTTCCAGAACTTCTTCACAAACGTCTTCGTCCCAGGCGGCAGGCCGACCTGATAGGAATTCGTATCGACCTTGATGCGGCAGTCCTCCGTCACCGTTGCCCGGCCCCAGGAGTGAGTCACTTCGCGTGGGGCGTCCGGCAGCGGATTCATTGCCGCCAGATCCTCCTTGAAAAGGGCATCAATTGACTTGGGTTTGTGCAGATAGTGAGGTTTCCTGGCCTCGTTGAAGCAAAATTCCGCCAGTTCTGCGTTCAGGGCATCGTAGTTGCCGTTGAACGAACGCAGCGGGCAGAAAAAATTCCTTCTCACCCACCCGACGGCATTTTCCACTGAACCCTTCTCGTTGCCTGAAGCAGGATTGCAGAACTCCGCGTCAAAACCGTAAGCCGTCATCAGGGTGAGAAAGTTTTCCGTCAGCTGGCGCGGATGATCCTTTGCGTCGTGGTTGCAAAGCCCATTGCCCAGATTCTTGCGGCGAATGACTTTAGTGACGGCTGTGCTCATGTTGTCGCAGCGAATGATCACCGGGACGCGCCCTATGCGCTTGAACATCTCCGCCAGGCCGTGGGCCAGGCACTCAAAGTTTTGTGCCGGCAGGGCGTACGCAAGCCGAAAATTTGAATGCGGGAAGCTCATCACCAAAATGTAATGGCGGCTTTCTCCGTTTTCACTGAGCATTGTTATTTCACCGAAATCAAGCTGTGCCTTGCCTGGCTGATGGAGCAGCTTGAGATGCTGGCGGCTCTGGGCCTGGCGCAGTGAGCTTCGAATGTCTTTGACCATGCGCTCGACGGTCCGGATGGATACATTGAGCGGAGGCAGATCCGCGGCAAGGCTGCCGGTTTTGATCAATTCATGAATGCGTTTGGCCGTGAGCCTGAGCTTGGGATTGGCAACAGCGCTGTCGCTCTGCAGGAGATTCAGCACGTAAGGCTGGCAGGAGTCGATCTTCTTGGCGCGTTCCTTATGGAAAGGCTCAGGAATCGATGCCTCTTTTTTGATGTACTTCATCACCGTCTCACGGTTGAATCCTGTAATTTTCGCTATTTCTCGGGTTGAGCGGCCGCTGGCGGCCAGCTTCTTGATAAGATGAATTTGGTCCATGGATAGCATTTGCGTTTGCTCCATCTGTTTGGCTGCAGTGGAGCGTGAATGATATTCGTGGACTTTGTCGTTTTAGAGAGAAAAGTGCTTCTCTCAGCCAAATATGCCGCTCACTTTCGTGACGGCACTGGTTGGTTTCTTATTGACGGTTCTGGTTGGATCCTTAGTGTCGCAAAACAGGGCGAGCTTTGCCGCGATGGCGCAGACCTTGACGCCGTATTTCTTTCCGGACGCCTTGATCTTCCGGACCCATTCGCCAAGAGCTCCCTCGAGCCTGTCAGCCATGATCATCAAAGCCGAGGCCCCCTGAACTAACATGGATCTGGGGTGTTTCGGCCCTCTCTTCGTAATGTGGCCCAGGGTGTCCCTGTCTCCGGTCGAGTTCTGGCGGGGCACAAGGCCGAGAGAAGCTGCAAACTGCCGGCTGTCGCGGAAGCGGGAGGCTTCCCCGCAGTGCGTGAGGAGAGCGCCGGCGCATTTGGGCCCAATGCCCGGGATTGTCATCAGACGCTTCGAGTCCTCGTTTGCACGCACGAGTTCGTCATACTTCTGTCCGGCCTTTTTCTCCCATTCAGAGGCCTCGAGCCAGGAGTCCCGCAGCATCAGGAGGGCTTCCTCGGCCAAAGGCGTCAGATCCTTCGTATGCGTCTCTATGAACTCCGGCAGCTGTTCGGCTATGAACCGGCTTGTTTGAGGACTGCTTAAACCATATTCGAGCAGCAGGGCGTGAATTCTGTTTCCGAATTCTATGCGGGTCTTCATGTAGCCCTGATAGATGCGCTGCAGGGACTGGAGATCCTGCTGCGCCTGGGTTTTCGGGGCCACAAAGCTGATGCCCGGAATGTACCAGGCCCAGGCGATGTAGGCGGCGTCAAGCATGTTGTTCTTCTGATGCCCGCATCTGATCCGCTTCACATCACCGGGATTCACAAGCCGTCCGTCGTGCCCCAGCGCTTTCACTTTGCGGATGAAGCTGTGGCTTCCGCCGCAGGCCTCCATCAGAACGGTGGCCCTGGGCATGTTCGTAAGCCTTTCCAGCAGCTTTTCCTTCGAAATGCGGGGCAGCTTCAGGACTATCTTCTGGTTCTTGTCATAGCCGACGACATCGCAGTGGGTTTTGGCAAGGTCGATGCCGATGACAACAGCGGGATTGTTTGAGAGGGTAGAATTCATGGTGGAGCGCTCCTTGGTTGTGTATACCTCAGTTATAGCCCCGGGCGGGGTTATGTTCTGAGAAATCAGGGCGCTCTTTTTGTTTTCAGAGACGACTTTCATGATGGATGGTCACCGCGAGTAAGGCCCCGCTGTAGGGGGCTGACCATCTCATTAACTTCCGCCAGGCCAAAGACGAATCGTCGTTTTCCTTGGAAATCCGCGACGCCGTCAATTCCCTGGACTTCGCGATTCCCCGTGCGCTTCCCCGGGGAGATCCCTTTGCGCCTTCCGTCCCGGAGGAATACTGGAAAAAAATCCGCAGCGCAGTGGAGCAGCTGTGGCCCGCCCGGGTCAGGCCCCTTTTCAAGGGCAAGGACGAGGCGCGGGCTTATCAGGAGGCCTGGATCTCTGCCGCGTATTCGCCTTTTTGGGACTGCCTGAGGATCTCCGCGCTCTGGTGCGCCGGGCAGCCGGGGCGGCAGGCTCTCCTTGAAGCTGTGCGGCAGGCGGATGCGGTGCCCCGGCAGTATCCCCCGGCCGCGAGCCCGCTGCTCAAGGCCGTTGAGAGAGGGCCCCATAACCCCTATCTTGACGAAGAGTCTGCCCTCGACAAATACAGGGAGGTCTTTCCCAAAGGCAGCTTCACCCCTCCGATCGA encodes:
- a CDS encoding IS3 family transposase, with the protein product MRAQKKQCAILDSAIKSAHRSGVPVARACEIAGASRSTFYRRIGNPGKRVLAAKALGDRIKVLQKRHEGRYGVRRMTAALRMDGHERKPGHNQVARAMKELGCQAVIRRKSTYRVSLTKGRLTDGTVLENTLNRKFTQQEPGKVFVTDVTYIPTKTGWLYLSLVMDLCTREIVVCEMSPCQNMALAMQTLHSLKAVASGPAVLHSDQGVLYTSPMFRKQARDYGFKQSYSRKGNCWDNAVMEGWNGTLKTEWLYHPDKRFDKNLLTFNQARREIEAYCAYYNEKRIQTKLSYRSP
- the istB gene encoding IS21-like element helper ATPase IstB, giving the protein MSKAAETDARIRELALNLRLGGTSVVKTYKEISLTDRAEFVLQLLQKLWDARVRDRVERNQVKAGLLRTKTLENFDCSCLELPRNLDLAWLTQCRFIEAKQNLILLGHPGTGKTHFATALGLQACRLGYKALFKRMAVLVEELSSAHETGQLPRLKRRFEKCDLLVIDEWGYLPTNVTGTRLLFELIADCYERRSLILTTNMPIPEWNKIFCDERLLMAMIDRLAHHGYLIKHMGESYRLSHSLMK
- the istA gene encoding IS21 family transposase, which gives rise to MLSMDQIHLIKKLAASGRSTREIAKITGFNRETVMKYIKKEASIPEPFHKERAKKIDSCQPYVLNLLQSDSAVANPKLRLTAKRIHELIKTGSLAADLPPLNVSIRTVERMVKDIRSSLRQAQSRQHLKLLHQPGKAQLDFGEITMLSENGESRHYILVMSFPHSNFRLAYALPAQNFECLAHGLAEMFKRIGRVPVIIRCDNMSTAVTKVIRRKNLGNGLCNHDAKDHPRQLTENFLTLMTAYGFDAEFCNPASGNEKGSVENAVGWVRRNFFCPLRSFNGNYDALNAELAEFCFNEARKPHYLHKPKSIDALFKEDLAAMNPLPDAPREVTHSWGRATVTEDCRIKVDTNSYQVGLPPGTKTFVKKFWNKLAIFTEGGQLVSEYNRQYGTRRDSINWGVELEMLSERPSAFNSSYLQSVCPQKVSAYLKQLTAPGRGVLLRALRQRFVKSRNIVSELSLLELALDVYGSRSAEEVAAAYRGAEDKLTDSIKPMKSVSHALGNMDLPPHSFSDVCKELEGGAHV
- a CDS encoding IS110 family transposase, which codes for MNSTLSNNPAVVIGIDLAKTHCDVVGYDKNQKIVLKLPRISKEKLLERLTNMPRATVLMEACGGSHSFIRKVKALGHDGRLVNPGDVKRIRCGHQKNNMLDAAYIAWAWYIPGISFVAPKTQAQQDLQSLQRIYQGYMKTRIEFGNRIHALLLEYGLSSPQTSRFIAEQLPEFIETHTKDLTPLAEEALLMLRDSWLEASEWEKKAGQKYDELVRANEDSKRLMTIPGIGPKCAGALLTHCGEASRFRDSRQFAASLGLVPRQNSTGDRDTLGHITKRGPKHPRSMLVQGASALMIMADRLEGALGEWVRKIKASGKKYGVKVCAIAAKLALFCDTKDPTRTVNKKPTSAVTKVSGIFG
- a CDS encoding DUF2201 family putative metallopeptidase, coding for MQRASQETLEKARNAVLKARVSLAMRRPFLATALLELPVRVLGAGVPTACTDGYRIIVSAEFALTLTQPELRGLLAHELLHVVLQHSDRRGARNPRAWNIACDYAVNNLLADAGFSIPEGGLLPPRNLKNCSAEAIYDLLLSRRKTAGAGPGPAPLSSPDGPIEITPLAGRPENRDEEKDPAGVIPGPCAEAAADLVDSQSLPSTLARSEDDAEDASAKKIVARIRREFCQQTESQGFFPGSEMEELKAGPKPSVNWRAHLARFLTETLKTDWRLFPPSKRFISQGLYLPSCGAPALGWIVFAIDTSGSMSDEEISQILSELQAFRETFPCRLTVLQADADIAGVSEFEAWDFPNPKEQWTIAGWGGTDFRPVFKWVRGKTAKEGEPPAALIYATDGYGTFPDAPGLPVIWLVTPNGAGRECFPEWGAWVQLQEPDR
- a CDS encoding MarR family winged helix-turn-helix transcriptional regulator; translated protein: MSVQATELGGDGTSAIVHRVRAFNRFYMPAMNLLGDHYRGSEYPVTAARIFYEIYSNEGCNAAFIAKTMRVDKSYLSRLISRHEKNGCIKRRPSEKDGRSELSPEGETLSGDFHVQKDLD
- a CDS encoding AAA family ATPase, translated to MRAGRLTEVLEKLLKAARWAAFIWGAPGTGKSSIVREAAAKMKLPVVDLRASLLDPTDLRGLPMVKDGRALWCPPAFLPTPEMKPGVLFLDEINAAPPLVQAAMYQLVLDRRVGEYALPPGWRIIAAGNRASDRAVTFRLSSALANRFIHLTLEPDIHSWSEWAFSHRVRPEVIGLLRYRSELLYTKPGEGAAFATPRSWEMASDALKAFGGIKEARDVLPGIVGEGPAAELAAFAGNAAIAREIEALLKDPEGAPIPKQLDHLWALVTHLASGAGGSEQGAATIEALLFRLPAEFAVVLARDTLKVSPKFMLKPAFRRFMKENASLFKS